The following proteins are co-located in the Rhea pennata isolate bPtePen1 chromosome 2, bPtePen1.pri, whole genome shotgun sequence genome:
- the TFAP2A gene encoding transcription factor AP-2-alpha isoform X2, giving the protein MSVLAKMGDWQERHDSTSNGTARLPQLGTVGQSPYTSAPPLSHTPNADFQPPYFPPPYQPIYPQSQDPYSHVNDPYSLNPLHAQPQPQHPGWPGQRQSQEPGLLHTHRALPPQLSGLDPRRDYRRHEELLHGPHGLGAALPDLPLHAIPHAIDDVPHVEDPGINIPDQTVIKKGPVSLSKSNNNAVSSIPINKDTLFGGVVNPNEVFCSVPGRLSLLSSTSKYKVTVAEVQRRLSPPECLNASLLGGVLRRAKSKNGGRSLREKLDKIGLNLPAGRRKAANVTLLTSLVEGEAVHLARDFGYVCETEFPAKAVAEFLNRQHSDPNEQVTRKNMLLATKQICKEFTDLLAQDRSPLGNSRPNPILEPGIQSCLTHFNLISHGFGSPAVCAAVTALQNYLTEALKAMDKMYLSNNPNSHTDNSTKSGDKEEKHRK; this is encoded by the exons ATGTCTGTTCTTGCCAAAATGGGGGACTGGCAG GAGCGCCACGACAGTACCAGCAACGGGACGGCGCGGCTGCCGCAGCTGGGGACTGTGGGCCAGTCGCCCTACACCAGCGCCCCGCCGCTCTCGCACACCCCCAACGCCGACTTCCAGCCGCCCTACTTCCCCCCGCCCTACCAGCCCATCTACCCGCAGTCCCAGGACCCCTACTCCCACGTCAACGACCCCTACAGCCTCAACCCGCTGCACGCCCAGCCGCAGCCGCAGCACCCGGGCTGGCCGGGCCAgaggcagagccaggagccGGGGCTGCTGCACACGCACCGCGCCTTGCCGCCGCAGCTCTCCGGCCTCGACCCGCGCCGCGACTACCGGCGCCACGAGGAGCTGCTGCACGGCCCCCACGGGCtgggcgccgcgctgcccgaCCTGCCCCTCCACGCCATCCCCCACGCCATCGACGACGTGCCG CACGTAGAAGACCCCGGCATTAACATCCCAGACCAAACTGTAATTAAGAAAG gcCCCGTGTCCCTCTCCAAGTCTAACAACAACGCCGTCTCCTCCATCCCCATCAACAAGGACACGCTCTTCGGCGGGGTGGTGAACCCCAACGAGGTCTTCTGCTCGGTGCCGGGCCGCCTCTCGCTGCTCAGCTCCACCTCCAAGTACAAGGTCACGGTGGCGGAAGTGCAGAGACGCCTCTCGCCGCCCGAGTGCCTCAACGCCTCCCTGCTGGGCGGAGTGCTCCGGAG GGCGAAGTCTAAAAATGGAGGGAGATCTTTGAGAGAAAAACTGGACAAAATAGGATTAAACCTGCCAGCCGGGCGACGCAAAGCTGCTAATGTTACCTTACTCACATCGCTAGTGGAGG GAGAAGCAGTACATCTAGCTAGAGATTTTGGGTACGTTTGTGAGACAGAATTTCCTGCCAAAGCAGTAGCTGAATTTCTCAACCGACAACATTCCGATCCAAACGAGCAAGTcacaagaaaaaacatgcttCTAGCTACAAA ACAGATCTGTAAAGAGTTCACCGACCTGCTGGCTCAGGACCGATCTCCCCTGGGGAACTCGCGGCCCAACCCCATTTTGGAGCCGGGCATCCAGAGCTGCCTGACCCACTTCAACCTCATCTCACACGGCTTCGGGAGCCCGGCAGTGTGCGCTGCAGTCACTGCCCTGCAGAACTATCTCACCGAGGCGCTCAAGGCCATGGACAAAATGTACCTCAGCAACAATCCTAACAGCCACACAGACAACAGCACCAAAAGCGGCGACAAAGAGGAGAAGCACCGAAAGTga
- the TFAP2A gene encoding transcription factor AP-2-alpha isoform X3, with protein sequence MKMLWKLTDNIKYEECEERHDSTSNGTARLPQLGTVGQSPYTSAPPLSHTPNADFQPPYFPPPYQPIYPQSQDPYSHVNDPYSLNPLHAQPQPQHPGWPGQRQSQEPGLLHTHRALPPQLSGLDPRRDYRRHEELLHGPHGLGAALPDLPLHAIPHAIDDVPHVEDPGINIPDQTVIKKGPVSLSKSNNNAVSSIPINKDTLFGGVVNPNEVFCSVPGRLSLLSSTSKYKVTVAEVQRRLSPPECLNASLLGGVLRRAKSKNGGRSLREKLDKIGLNLPAGRRKAANVTLLTSLVEGEAVHLARDFGYVCETEFPAKAVAEFLNRQHSDPNEQVTRKNMLLATKQICKEFTDLLAQDRSPLGNSRPNPILEPGIQSCLTHFNLISHGFGSPAVCAAVTALQNYLTEALKAMDKMYLSNNPNSHTDNSTKSGDKEEKHRK encoded by the exons atgaaaatgctttggaaaCTGACGGATAATATCAAGTATGAGGAATGTGAG GAGCGCCACGACAGTACCAGCAACGGGACGGCGCGGCTGCCGCAGCTGGGGACTGTGGGCCAGTCGCCCTACACCAGCGCCCCGCCGCTCTCGCACACCCCCAACGCCGACTTCCAGCCGCCCTACTTCCCCCCGCCCTACCAGCCCATCTACCCGCAGTCCCAGGACCCCTACTCCCACGTCAACGACCCCTACAGCCTCAACCCGCTGCACGCCCAGCCGCAGCCGCAGCACCCGGGCTGGCCGGGCCAgaggcagagccaggagccGGGGCTGCTGCACACGCACCGCGCCTTGCCGCCGCAGCTCTCCGGCCTCGACCCGCGCCGCGACTACCGGCGCCACGAGGAGCTGCTGCACGGCCCCCACGGGCtgggcgccgcgctgcccgaCCTGCCCCTCCACGCCATCCCCCACGCCATCGACGACGTGCCG CACGTAGAAGACCCCGGCATTAACATCCCAGACCAAACTGTAATTAAGAAAG gcCCCGTGTCCCTCTCCAAGTCTAACAACAACGCCGTCTCCTCCATCCCCATCAACAAGGACACGCTCTTCGGCGGGGTGGTGAACCCCAACGAGGTCTTCTGCTCGGTGCCGGGCCGCCTCTCGCTGCTCAGCTCCACCTCCAAGTACAAGGTCACGGTGGCGGAAGTGCAGAGACGCCTCTCGCCGCCCGAGTGCCTCAACGCCTCCCTGCTGGGCGGAGTGCTCCGGAG GGCGAAGTCTAAAAATGGAGGGAGATCTTTGAGAGAAAAACTGGACAAAATAGGATTAAACCTGCCAGCCGGGCGACGCAAAGCTGCTAATGTTACCTTACTCACATCGCTAGTGGAGG GAGAAGCAGTACATCTAGCTAGAGATTTTGGGTACGTTTGTGAGACAGAATTTCCTGCCAAAGCAGTAGCTGAATTTCTCAACCGACAACATTCCGATCCAAACGAGCAAGTcacaagaaaaaacatgcttCTAGCTACAAA ACAGATCTGTAAAGAGTTCACCGACCTGCTGGCTCAGGACCGATCTCCCCTGGGGAACTCGCGGCCCAACCCCATTTTGGAGCCGGGCATCCAGAGCTGCCTGACCCACTTCAACCTCATCTCACACGGCTTCGGGAGCCCGGCAGTGTGCGCTGCAGTCACTGCCCTGCAGAACTATCTCACCGAGGCGCTCAAGGCCATGGACAAAATGTACCTCAGCAACAATCCTAACAGCCACACAGACAACAGCACCAAAAGCGGCGACAAAGAGGAGAAGCACCGAAAGTga
- the TFAP2A gene encoding transcription factor AP-2-alpha isoform X1, with protein sequence MLVHSFSAMERHDSTSNGTARLPQLGTVGQSPYTSAPPLSHTPNADFQPPYFPPPYQPIYPQSQDPYSHVNDPYSLNPLHAQPQPQHPGWPGQRQSQEPGLLHTHRALPPQLSGLDPRRDYRRHEELLHGPHGLGAALPDLPLHAIPHAIDDVPHVEDPGINIPDQTVIKKGPVSLSKSNNNAVSSIPINKDTLFGGVVNPNEVFCSVPGRLSLLSSTSKYKVTVAEVQRRLSPPECLNASLLGGVLRRAKSKNGGRSLREKLDKIGLNLPAGRRKAANVTLLTSLVEGEAVHLARDFGYVCETEFPAKAVAEFLNRQHSDPNEQVTRKNMLLATKQICKEFTDLLAQDRSPLGNSRPNPILEPGIQSCLTHFNLISHGFGSPAVCAAVTALQNYLTEALKAMDKMYLSNNPNSHTDNSTKSGDKEEKHRK encoded by the exons ATGTTAGTGCACAGTTTTTCAGCTATG GAGCGCCACGACAGTACCAGCAACGGGACGGCGCGGCTGCCGCAGCTGGGGACTGTGGGCCAGTCGCCCTACACCAGCGCCCCGCCGCTCTCGCACACCCCCAACGCCGACTTCCAGCCGCCCTACTTCCCCCCGCCCTACCAGCCCATCTACCCGCAGTCCCAGGACCCCTACTCCCACGTCAACGACCCCTACAGCCTCAACCCGCTGCACGCCCAGCCGCAGCCGCAGCACCCGGGCTGGCCGGGCCAgaggcagagccaggagccGGGGCTGCTGCACACGCACCGCGCCTTGCCGCCGCAGCTCTCCGGCCTCGACCCGCGCCGCGACTACCGGCGCCACGAGGAGCTGCTGCACGGCCCCCACGGGCtgggcgccgcgctgcccgaCCTGCCCCTCCACGCCATCCCCCACGCCATCGACGACGTGCCG CACGTAGAAGACCCCGGCATTAACATCCCAGACCAAACTGTAATTAAGAAAG gcCCCGTGTCCCTCTCCAAGTCTAACAACAACGCCGTCTCCTCCATCCCCATCAACAAGGACACGCTCTTCGGCGGGGTGGTGAACCCCAACGAGGTCTTCTGCTCGGTGCCGGGCCGCCTCTCGCTGCTCAGCTCCACCTCCAAGTACAAGGTCACGGTGGCGGAAGTGCAGAGACGCCTCTCGCCGCCCGAGTGCCTCAACGCCTCCCTGCTGGGCGGAGTGCTCCGGAG GGCGAAGTCTAAAAATGGAGGGAGATCTTTGAGAGAAAAACTGGACAAAATAGGATTAAACCTGCCAGCCGGGCGACGCAAAGCTGCTAATGTTACCTTACTCACATCGCTAGTGGAGG GAGAAGCAGTACATCTAGCTAGAGATTTTGGGTACGTTTGTGAGACAGAATTTCCTGCCAAAGCAGTAGCTGAATTTCTCAACCGACAACATTCCGATCCAAACGAGCAAGTcacaagaaaaaacatgcttCTAGCTACAAA ACAGATCTGTAAAGAGTTCACCGACCTGCTGGCTCAGGACCGATCTCCCCTGGGGAACTCGCGGCCCAACCCCATTTTGGAGCCGGGCATCCAGAGCTGCCTGACCCACTTCAACCTCATCTCACACGGCTTCGGGAGCCCGGCAGTGTGCGCTGCAGTCACTGCCCTGCAGAACTATCTCACCGAGGCGCTCAAGGCCATGGACAAAATGTACCTCAGCAACAATCCTAACAGCCACACAGACAACAGCACCAAAAGCGGCGACAAAGAGGAGAAGCACCGAAAGTga